One window from the genome of Natronomonas salsuginis encodes:
- a CDS encoding mechanosensitive ion channel family protein: MDAVSLQTGTRTPAPTQSFRDGPGLAPPEWLPESVPVFFYRLVIAVALVVFAYYLSQMVRQVLGRRIARRFKRPSVSRTILRSLQMFIVVGAVLTALSFFGLGFGNIALSVGVFSAVVGIILAPIIGNLISGVFVLSEQPYEIGDMIELGDTQTKGFVEDITLIYTKVFTLDNTFIVLPNGTMRSRDVINYSAEDTRVRLTLDVGVTYESDISVARKQMEAAARSIDGVIKGGPDIRIGSARYPASPTCYIGEFGESEVSLKLRYWANEPYKQTTVRSKVLTEVWDRFDDHDIEIPYPHRHMVFDDTSGELQMSMHQASEAAISRPGGATTRAAETENETAEESSPEVGSADGSAGTEERNASEREGERETDSDATDSP, encoded by the coding sequence ATGGACGCGGTGTCGTTACAGACTGGAACGCGAACGCCGGCCCCGACACAGTCATTTCGCGACGGCCCCGGACTCGCGCCGCCGGAATGGCTTCCGGAGTCCGTGCCAGTTTTTTTCTATCGGCTCGTCATCGCCGTCGCGCTCGTCGTCTTCGCGTATTATCTCTCGCAGATGGTTCGGCAGGTGTTGGGCCGGCGGATCGCCAGGCGTTTCAAGCGCCCCTCGGTGAGTCGGACGATCCTGCGGAGCCTCCAGATGTTCATCGTCGTGGGGGCGGTCCTGACCGCGCTGAGCTTCTTCGGCCTCGGGTTCGGCAACATCGCGCTCTCGGTCGGTGTGTTCTCCGCCGTCGTCGGTATCATCCTCGCGCCGATCATCGGGAACCTGATCAGCGGCGTGTTCGTCCTCTCAGAGCAGCCGTACGAGATCGGTGATATGATCGAACTGGGGGACACCCAGACGAAGGGGTTCGTCGAGGACATCACCCTCATCTACACCAAGGTGTTCACCCTCGACAACACGTTCATCGTGCTCCCGAACGGGACGATGCGCAGCCGCGACGTGATCAACTACTCCGCCGAGGACACCCGCGTTCGCCTCACGCTCGACGTTGGCGTCACCTACGAGAGCGACATCTCGGTCGCCCGAAAGCAGATGGAAGCGGCCGCGAGATCGATCGACGGCGTGATTAAGGGCGGTCCGGACATCCGGATTGGCAGCGCGCGGTATCCGGCGTCCCCGACCTGTTATATCGGCGAATTCGGCGAGAGCGAGGTGTCGTTGAAGCTCCGGTACTGGGCGAACGAGCCGTACAAGCAGACGACGGTTCGCTCGAAGGTGCTGACCGAGGTGTGGGACCGGTTCGACGACCACGACATCGAGATCCCGTACCCGCACCGGCACATGGTGTTCGACGACACCAGCGGCGAACTACAGATGTCGATGCACCAGGCCAGCGAGGCGGCGATTTCGCGCCCTGGCGGCGCGACGACGCGGGCGGCCGAGACGGAGAACGAAACGGCGGAGGAGTCGTCACCCGAGGTCGGAAGCGCCGACGGATCGGCGGGAACGGAGGAACGCAACGCGTCAGAGCGAGAAGGCGAGCGCGAGACCGACTCCGACGCTACGGACTCGCCGTGA
- a CDS encoding universal stress protein encodes MTLVVVPVRYPLSRHSRATLERAIEVAEEHDADLTVLHVNLYQNDEKVTRGELKRAVEASFGRLDRARYVVRPGFLIEETILDEVAAEGADYVVIGRKQAGRWRRMVRRLIDDPDIEGFLRSELDCEVITASP; translated from the coding sequence ATGACGCTCGTCGTTGTACCCGTCCGGTACCCGCTGTCGCGGCACTCGCGGGCGACGCTGGAGCGAGCGATCGAGGTCGCCGAGGAACACGATGCCGACCTCACCGTGCTGCACGTCAACCTCTATCAGAACGACGAGAAAGTGACGCGGGGGGAACTCAAGCGAGCCGTCGAGGCGTCGTTCGGGCGGCTCGACCGGGCGCGGTACGTCGTCCGCCCGGGCTTTCTGATCGAGGAGACGATCCTCGATGAGGTGGCCGCCGAGGGCGCCGATTACGTCGTCATCGGTCGAAAACAAGCCGGTCGGTGGCGACGTATGGTTCGACGGCTCATCGACGATCCCGACATCGAGGGGTTCCTCCGGAGCGAACTCGACTGCGAAGTGATCACGGCGAGTCCGTAG
- a CDS encoding bifunctional metallophosphatase/5'-nucleotidase — protein MRLLHYSDIENAHDDPELVAGLAGTIGALRDDRTLVCGTGDNVAPGVLPLVSEGEIALDFFETVSPTVETFGNHDFDFGPDRTAEIVRRSPQRWLSANVRLNGSPFAGVDPWHVERVGDERVGFFGLTDPTTPSIGDSDNRLAFTDPIAAAGDAIDALRAHDVDHVVALSHLGRRDDELAATFDIDVVLGGHVHSERVERLAGTVLTRPGSGGHTLFEIDLPTGDVTRHAVADGSVDSALAATYRARIANAGLDTVVARVDDPISRTDADAFRGESRVGNFVADAYRWAAERALGTDLPVVGLQNSGGIRTGPPLAGDVTAADLISLVPFDEPLIVAELSGDTLRSVFAEAADTPGFGESDWWHAHVSGARLTYDHDDGRLRAASVGGEPVVDSARYALAFPEFLLYTTVEFPTLTADLPIERLDTQYELLIEYAEAVGIDPSIEGRIVRNGV, from the coding sequence GTGCGTCTGCTGCACTACTCGGACATCGAGAACGCCCACGACGACCCGGAACTCGTCGCCGGCCTCGCCGGGACGATCGGCGCGCTCCGCGACGACCGGACGCTCGTCTGTGGAACCGGCGACAACGTCGCCCCCGGCGTCCTCCCGCTCGTCTCCGAGGGCGAGATCGCGCTCGATTTCTTCGAGACCGTCTCCCCGACCGTCGAGACGTTCGGCAACCACGACTTCGACTTCGGCCCCGATCGAACCGCGGAGATCGTCCGGCGGTCCCCACAGCGGTGGCTCTCGGCGAACGTCCGTCTGAACGGCTCCCCGTTCGCCGGCGTCGACCCGTGGCACGTCGAGCGCGTCGGCGACGAGCGCGTCGGCTTCTTCGGGCTCACCGATCCGACCACGCCCTCGATCGGCGACAGCGACAACCGACTCGCATTCACCGATCCGATCGCTGCTGCCGGTGACGCCATCGACGCCCTCCGCGCGCACGATGTCGATCACGTCGTCGCGCTTTCGCATCTCGGCCGACGGGACGACGAACTCGCCGCGACGTTCGACATCGACGTCGTCCTCGGCGGCCACGTCCACTCAGAACGCGTCGAACGGCTCGCCGGTACGGTCCTCACGCGGCCCGGAAGCGGCGGTCACACGCTGTTCGAAATCGACCTCCCGACCGGCGACGTCACGAGACACGCGGTCGCCGACGGTTCGGTGGATTCGGCGTTGGCGGCCACGTATCGCGCGCGGATCGCGAACGCCGGCCTCGATACCGTGGTCGCCCGCGTCGACGACCCGATCTCACGAACCGACGCAGACGCCTTCCGCGGTGAGAGCCGCGTCGGGAACTTCGTCGCCGACGCCTACCGGTGGGCGGCCGAGCGCGCCCTCGGAACCGACCTGCCCGTGGTCGGTCTCCAGAACAGCGGCGGCATCCGAACCGGACCGCCGCTCGCCGGCGACGTCACGGCCGCCGATCTGATCAGTCTCGTTCCCTTCGACGAACCGCTCATCGTCGCGGAGCTTTCGGGCGATACGCTCCGGTCCGTGTTCGCCGAGGCGGCGGATACGCCAGGGTTCGGCGAATCGGACTGGTGGCACGCCCACGTCTCGGGAGCGCGATTGACGTACGACCACGACGACGGTCGGCTACGTGCGGCCAGCGTCGGCGGGGAGCCGGTCGTCGACTCGGCTCGATACGCCCTCGCGTTTCCGGAGTTTCTGCTGTACACGACCGTCGAGTTCCCGACGCTGACCGCCGACCTCCCGATCGAGCGACTCGACACCCAGTACGAACTGCTCATCGAGTACGCCGAGGCCGTCGGTATCGACCCCTCGATCGAGGGGCGGATCGTCAGAAACGGCGTGTGA
- a CDS encoding DUF5816 domain-containing protein yields the protein MEKRIGPNGETLYLSEEVEKGNKGPFRIVYADADGQRRWGFFCTNCESFDNAVDSMGRIQCNRCSNFHKAEEWDAAHE from the coding sequence ATGGAGAAACGAATCGGGCCGAACGGCGAGACGCTGTATCTCTCCGAGGAGGTCGAAAAGGGGAACAAGGGACCGTTTCGGATCGTCTACGCCGATGCCGACGGCCAGCGTCGCTGGGGATTCTTTTGTACGAACTGCGAGTCGTTCGACAACGCGGTCGACTCGATGGGTCGCATCCAGTGTAACCGCTGCTCGAACTTTCATAAAGCCGAGGAGTGGGACGCGGCCCACGAGTGA
- a CDS encoding DUF7116 family protein translates to MGAVSTSLVEEARTVFRDLGYELTAEGGEFRAERKWRTVYVTTADPEEANTHGRLRCFVTRAERAAEVRDRLLAIEPDYDWAVIGIDEDGKYQVTHPSADVLPAP, encoded by the coding sequence ATGGGAGCTGTTAGCACATCCCTCGTCGAGGAGGCACGGACCGTCTTCCGCGATCTCGGCTACGAACTGACGGCCGAGGGCGGCGAGTTTCGAGCCGAACGGAAGTGGCGGACCGTCTACGTGACGACCGCTGATCCGGAGGAGGCGAACACGCACGGCCGGCTTCGGTGTTTTGTCACCCGCGCCGAACGCGCCGCCGAGGTTCGCGATCGACTGCTCGCGATCGAACCCGACTACGACTGGGCGGTCATCGGCATCGATGAGGACGGGAAGTATCAGGTGACCCACCCGAGCGCGGACGTGCTGCCCGCGCCCTAA
- a CDS encoding aminotransferase class V-fold PLP-dependent enzyme, whose protein sequence is MAKITDREEPVRSWYFDLFLLEEYWGDERAYHRTAPVNNVYALREALRLVAEESLEDRWDRHARISAALRKGLWALGLEPVVAPSARLPSLTTARLPGGLTLDDVVATMREEYDVEIATGLGAFADEAIRVGCMGHGARREPTLKTLSGTLSEHGIDVDAGDGVVAAVDALND, encoded by the coding sequence ATGGCGAAGATCACCGACCGCGAGGAGCCCGTTCGGTCCTGGTACTTCGATCTCTTCCTGCTCGAGGAGTACTGGGGCGACGAGCGCGCGTACCATCGCACGGCCCCGGTCAACAACGTTTACGCGCTTCGCGAGGCGCTCCGATTGGTCGCCGAGGAGAGCCTCGAAGATCGGTGGGACAGACACGCCCGGATCTCTGCGGCCCTCCGGAAGGGGCTGTGGGCGCTCGGTCTCGAACCGGTCGTGGCCCCTTCCGCGCGGCTGCCGAGTTTGACCACGGCGCGGCTTCCGGGTGGATTGACGCTGGACGATGTCGTCGCGACGATGCGTGAGGAGTACGACGTCGAGATCGCGACCGGGCTCGGCGCATTCGCCGATGAGGCGATTCGCGTCGGCTGTATGGGACACGGCGCGCGCCGCGAGCCGACCCTCAAGACGCTCAGCGGGACGCTTTCCGAGCACGGAATCGACGTCGATGCCGGCGACGGAGTCGTCGCCGCGGTCGACGCGCTGAACGATTAG
- a CDS encoding dodecin, which produces MVFKKITLIGTSDESFDAAADDALDRAEDTLDNIYWAEVTEFGVELAAVEGREYQAELEVAFELE; this is translated from the coding sequence ATGGTTTTCAAGAAGATCACGCTCATCGGGACGAGCGACGAGAGCTTCGACGCCGCGGCCGACGACGCGCTCGACCGCGCCGAAGACACGCTGGACAACATCTACTGGGCGGAAGTCACGGAGTTCGGCGTCGAACTCGCCGCAGTCGAGGGGAGAGAGTACCAGGCCGAACTCGAAGTCGCGTTCGAACTCGAATAG
- a CDS encoding Sec-independent protein translocase subunit TatA/TatB, with amino-acid sequence MQPMLPMQFGLPGGPELLIILFIAVLLFGANKLPKLARASGEAMGEFKRGRQELEDEIKRGAAESTESGSPEAEPTLEAEAADADPVETTERPGETDVPS; translated from the coding sequence ATGCAACCGATGTTACCGATGCAGTTCGGACTTCCCGGCGGTCCCGAACTCCTGATTATCCTCTTCATCGCCGTGCTCCTGTTCGGCGCGAACAAACTGCCGAAACTGGCTCGTGCGAGCGGCGAGGCAATGGGCGAGTTCAAACGCGGACGGCAGGAGCTCGAAGACGAGATCAAACGCGGCGCGGCGGAGTCCACCGAAAGCGGGTCTCCAGAGGCCGAGCCCACGTTGGAAGCCGAAGCCGCCGACGCCGACCCGGTCGAAACAACGGAGCGCCCCGGCGAGACGGACGTTCCGTCGTAG
- a CDS encoding ZIP family metal transporter — protein MQVEIAESFVTLLGTSPVRQALVGGFIIALLNLVGAMLVLVWRNPSQRALNGMLGFAAGVMLAAAFTSLIIPGIEEYSGGNPIPTLIGVALGALFLDRADALIPHAHYLLTGRRRTDAADPAETLPVTDERLAGVTLFILAITLHNMPEGLAVGVGFGAAGGDPARIGGALSLMLAIGLQNIPEGLAVSVAAINAGLDRRLYAVFAGVRAGVVEIPLAVLGAVAVTTVEPLLPYAMGFAAGAMLFVISDEIIPETHKSGYERVATLGLMIGVIVMLYLDIALAG, from the coding sequence ATGCAGGTCGAGATCGCGGAGAGCTTCGTCACCCTCCTCGGGACGTCCCCGGTGAGACAGGCGCTGGTGGGGGGGTTCATCATCGCGCTGTTGAACCTCGTCGGTGCGATGCTCGTCCTCGTCTGGCGAAACCCGTCTCAGCGGGCGCTGAACGGCATGCTCGGGTTCGCAGCCGGCGTGATGCTCGCGGCCGCCTTTACAAGCCTCATAATCCCCGGTATCGAGGAGTACTCGGGCGGAAACCCGATTCCGACGCTGATCGGCGTCGCGCTCGGCGCGCTGTTTCTCGATCGAGCGGACGCGCTCATCCCGCACGCGCACTACCTCCTGACCGGGCGGCGACGAACGGACGCCGCGGACCCTGCCGAGACGCTCCCGGTCACGGACGAGCGACTGGCCGGCGTCACGCTGTTCATTCTCGCGATCACGCTGCACAACATGCCGGAGGGGCTGGCCGTCGGGGTCGGGTTCGGTGCCGCCGGTGGAGATCCGGCACGGATCGGCGGCGCGTTGTCGCTGATGCTAGCGATCGGGCTGCAGAATATCCCCGAGGGGTTGGCCGTCTCCGTCGCGGCGATCAACGCCGGGCTCGACCGTCGGCTGTACGCGGTCTTCGCCGGGGTCCGCGCGGGTGTCGTCGAGATCCCCCTCGCGGTGCTCGGTGCCGTCGCGGTGACGACGGTCGAACCGCTGTTGCCGTACGCGATGGGCTTCGCCGCCGGGGCGATGCTGTTCGTGATCTCCGATGAGATCATTCCGGAGACACACAAGAGCGGCTACGAGCGCGTGGCGACGCTCGGCCTTATGATCGGCGTGATCGTCATGCTGTATCTGGACATCGCGTTGGCCGGGTGA
- a CDS encoding AI-2E family transporter yields the protein MNERRLIVATFGLLVATITAYVAYRFIAAFTVSIFLYYSTRRFYNELGRFRLPKRIRAMLTISVLAVPLVLLLSYTIVLLAVEARAFIETYPVVDAVPDGIVWFDGINELPEPTIGGIIDAYQTGQLDVFIDFAAEHAAFVTSLVTGLLLNLLIIAVVTYYLLIDGSKFRSWLLRFDDDAIVREFFEAADEELEAVLFGNLLNVIVISIIAIFVFTAYNAVVPTAVEVPYPSLAGALTGIASLIPVVGMKIVYLPLAGIASLPIALGGDLALFGYIVGFLVLAAVVVDTIPDLVLRPYLSGKRTHVGLLMLAYIFGPIVFGFYGLFFAPMILVLGLTFADTALPRLLGAEPTPEPTPNTQTRLDEFRSERRPSGRSWRATLRRGVDRRADDDGTQPSRQS from the coding sequence ATGAACGAACGGCGTCTGATCGTGGCGACTTTCGGCCTTCTAGTCGCCACGATCACCGCGTACGTCGCCTATCGCTTCATCGCGGCGTTCACCGTCTCGATATTTCTGTACTACTCGACGCGGCGGTTCTACAACGAACTCGGCCGATTCCGATTACCGAAGCGGATACGCGCCATGCTGACGATTTCGGTACTCGCCGTACCGCTCGTACTGCTCCTGAGCTACACGATCGTACTGCTCGCTGTCGAGGCCAGAGCGTTCATCGAGACGTATCCGGTCGTCGACGCCGTCCCCGACGGGATCGTCTGGTTCGACGGGATCAACGAGCTCCCGGAACCGACGATTGGCGGGATCATCGACGCGTATCAGACCGGGCAGCTGGACGTGTTCATCGACTTCGCGGCCGAACACGCGGCGTTCGTGACCAGTCTCGTGACCGGGCTGCTGTTGAACCTGCTGATCATCGCCGTCGTGACGTACTATCTCCTGATCGACGGATCGAAGTTCCGATCCTGGCTGCTCCGCTTCGACGACGACGCCATCGTCCGGGAGTTCTTCGAGGCCGCCGACGAGGAACTCGAGGCGGTTCTCTTCGGGAACCTGCTAAACGTCATCGTCATCTCGATCATCGCGATCTTCGTCTTCACCGCCTACAACGCGGTCGTCCCGACCGCCGTCGAGGTTCCGTACCCGTCGCTCGCGGGCGCGTTGACCGGCATCGCGAGCCTGATCCCGGTCGTCGGGATGAAGATCGTCTATCTCCCCCTGGCGGGGATCGCATCGCTCCCGATCGCGCTCGGGGGTGATCTCGCGCTGTTCGGCTACATCGTCGGCTTTCTCGTGTTGGCGGCCGTAGTCGTCGATACGATCCCCGATCTCGTCCTCCGGCCGTATCTCAGCGGCAAGCGGACCCACGTCGGGCTGTTGATGCTTGCGTACATCTTCGGCCCGATCGTCTTCGGCTTCTACGGGCTGTTTTTCGCCCCGATGATCCTGGTGTTGGGACTGACGTTCGCCGACACCGCACTCCCGCGGCTGCTCGGAGCCGAGCCGACACCGGAGCCGACACCGAACACCCAGACGCGACTCGACGAGTTCCGGTCGGAAAGGCGGCCCAGCGGCCGTTCGTGGCGGGCGACGCTCCGCCGCGGTGTGGATCGCAGGGCCGACGACGACGGCACACAGCCATCCCGGCAGTCGTGA